From one Armatimonadota bacterium genomic stretch:
- a CDS encoding STAS domain-containing protein, which produces MPVDIQVQVRKVDGVPLLDVAGELDLYTSPKLKAALDGLLAEGHTRLIVNLLETTYLDSTALSVLTATLKQVREAGGNLGLIYTQPQIERMFTITGLDEVFPIFRGEADAVNAARAWGADAAGR; this is translated from the coding sequence GTGCCGGTGGACATCCAGGTGCAGGTCCGCAAGGTGGACGGCGTGCCACTCCTCGACGTGGCGGGCGAGCTCGACCTCTACACCTCGCCCAAGCTCAAGGCGGCGCTCGACGGCCTGCTGGCCGAGGGGCACACGCGACTCATCGTCAACCTGCTGGAGACCACCTACCTGGACAGCACCGCGCTCTCCGTCCTCACCGCGACCCTGAAGCAGGTGCGGGAGGCCGGAGGGAACCTCGGCCTGATCTACACCCAGCCCCAGATCGAGCGCATGTTCACGATCACCGGATTGGACGAGGTCTTCCCCATCTTCCGGGGCGAGGCCGACGCGGTGAACGCCGCTCGCGCATGGGGCGCGGACGCCGCCGGGCGCTAA
- a CDS encoding STAS domain-containing protein, translated as MRTAAESHPWGTLFTIQGEVDHLEGRRLFEDLYRCLNGPLVIDASGIEYIDTGGIAAIMEILKHVRNRQGLVVIAGATSHVGEIFEIAGFGRLRPWLVLAPTVEEGIRMAQEWRRTAPSASQTASSS; from the coding sequence ATGCGTACCGCTGCCGAGTCCCATCCCTGGGGCACCCTCTTCACCATCCAGGGGGAGGTCGATCACCTGGAGGGACGGCGCCTCTTCGAGGACCTCTACCGCTGCCTGAACGGGCCGCTGGTCATCGACGCCTCGGGCATCGAGTACATCGACACGGGCGGCATCGCGGCGATCATGGAGATCCTCAAGCACGTGCGCAACCGTCAGGGGCTGGTGGTGATCGCCGGAGCCACCTCGCACGTGGGCGAGATCTTCGAGATCGCCGGCTTCGGCCGCCTGCGCCCCTGGCTGGTGCTGGCTCCGACGGTGGAGGAGGGCATCCGGATGGCCCAAGAGTGGCGCCGCACCGCCCCCTCCGCCTCCCAGACCGCCTCGAGTTCCTGA
- a CDS encoding adenylate/guanylate cyclase domain-containing protein produces MRCPTCAFENPAGMRFCGQCGTLLPGAEAGEERRLVTVLFADLAGFTGLADALDPEDLRAVVSRFYGMVAAEARRFGGTVEKYVGDAALAIFGLPEVHEDDALRAVRAALAMRGALARLNEQLAAEGAPTLAMRIGINTGEVVADPRGGGLGEFHLAADAVNVAARLQQYGRPGAILMGARTEPLGPLALKGKERPVPAWEVVGLRTRPGAPAGRR; encoded by the coding sequence ATGCGCTGCCCGACCTGCGCCTTTGAGAACCCGGCAGGGATGCGATTCTGCGGGCAGTGCGGCACGCTCCTGCCTGGCGCCGAGGCCGGCGAGGAGCGCCGCCTGGTGACGGTCCTCTTCGCCGACCTGGCCGGGTTCACCGGACTGGCCGACGCCCTCGACCCCGAGGACCTGCGCGCGGTCGTCTCCCGCTTCTACGGCATGGTGGCCGCGGAGGCGAGGCGCTTCGGTGGGACGGTGGAGAAGTACGTGGGCGATGCCGCGCTGGCCATCTTCGGGCTGCCCGAGGTGCACGAGGACGATGCGCTGCGGGCGGTGCGGGCGGCCCTGGCCATGCGCGGAGCGCTGGCGCGGCTGAACGAGCAACTGGCCGCCGAGGGCGCCCCGACCCTGGCCATGCGCATCGGCATCAACACCGGCGAGGTGGTGGCCGACCCGCGCGGCGGCGGGCTCGGCGAGTTCCACCTGGCGGCGGACGCCGTGAACGTGGCGGCCCGGCTCCAGCAGTACGGCCGTCCGGGGGCCATCCTCATGGGCGCCCGTACCGAGCCGCTGGGGCCGCTGGCGTTGAAGGGCAAGGAGCGGCCGGTCCCGGCCTGGGAGGTCGTGGGGCTGCGGACGCGTCCCGGCGCGCCGGCGGGGCGGCG
- a CDS encoding quinone oxidoreductase, whose amino-acid sequence MKAVRVHEPGSVEALRVEDVPVPEPGEGQARVRLEAVGVNFLDIYYRSGVYRAQAPFTVGSEGAGVVDAVGPGVEEVRVGDRVAYAMTLGAYAEYAVVPAWRLVPVPPEVELRTAAAALLQGLTAHYLTTSTYPLREGETALVHAAAGGTGALLVQAAVRRGATVFGTVSTEEKAQVAREAGAHAVIRYTEEDFVAAVRERTGGAGVHVVYDSVGQATFLRSLDCLRPRGYLVLFGQASGPAPAIDPQILNAKGSLFLTRPSLGHYIATREELLWRSRELFEWIVRGEVRVRIDRVWPLEAAAEAHRYLEGRQTKGKVLLLPRG is encoded by the coding sequence GTGAAGGCGGTGCGGGTGCACGAACCGGGGTCGGTGGAGGCGCTGCGCGTGGAGGACGTGCCGGTCCCTGAGCCGGGCGAAGGCCAGGCCCGCGTGCGCCTCGAGGCCGTCGGCGTGAACTTCCTCGACATCTACTACCGCAGCGGCGTCTACCGGGCTCAGGCGCCGTTCACCGTGGGCTCGGAAGGCGCCGGCGTGGTGGACGCGGTGGGGCCCGGCGTGGAGGAGGTGCGCGTGGGGGACCGGGTGGCCTACGCCATGACGCTGGGCGCCTATGCCGAGTACGCCGTGGTGCCGGCCTGGCGCCTCGTCCCCGTGCCGCCGGAGGTGGAGCTGCGCACCGCGGCCGCCGCCCTGCTCCAGGGCCTGACCGCCCACTACCTGACCACCAGCACCTACCCTCTGCGGGAGGGCGAAACGGCGCTGGTGCACGCCGCCGCGGGCGGCACCGGGGCGCTCCTGGTGCAGGCGGCGGTGCGGCGCGGGGCCACCGTCTTCGGGACGGTCTCCACCGAGGAGAAAGCTCAGGTGGCCCGAGAGGCGGGCGCGCACGCGGTCATCCGCTACACGGAGGAGGACTTCGTGGCGGCGGTGCGGGAGCGCACGGGCGGCGCGGGGGTGCACGTGGTCTACGACTCGGTGGGGCAGGCCACCTTCCTGCGCAGCCTCGACTGCCTGCGGCCGCGCGGTTACCTGGTCCTCTTCGGCCAGGCCAGCGGACCGGCGCCGGCCATCGACCCGCAGATCCTCAACGCCAAGGGGTCGCTCTTCCTCACCCGCCCCAGCCTGGGCCACTACATCGCCACCCGGGAGGAGCTGCTGTGGCGCAGCCGGGAGCTCTTCGAGTGGATCGTCCGGGGCGAGGTGCGGGTGCGCATCGACCGGGTCTGGCCGCTCGAGGCGGCGGCCGAGGCGCACCGCTACCTGGAAGGGCGCCAGACGAAGGGGAAGGTGCTGCTGCTGCCGCGGGGCTGA
- a CDS encoding SpoIIE family protein phosphatase, producing MGRGRRRALTAGAAALLPVLRALLGIAAGGLLAALCTLVIGLLQLGYRREFLLLYVPGVLVVAHLTGLMPGVVAALGSALLALAFLEAPAGQVVAKLRADLLPQTLYVLTLLLVAVAGSQYRAVQHRLHRDLLHARRREQDEALLVEVTDLLMRQPEEAVALEGVLRRLVPALGETAAVLRGEGARLTPGAQIGFGLFPRTWQALTTDAAVVEALTRAAGPAVLGRGSGPVGLGEALAIDRAALLVAPMRFGDEALGALVLAARSARAFDGEAVRAAGAVADRLAAAVHRRRLAEQRRRRDRHTQFISDLMVEFARQQALPALLDRVATRCAETLGQWCAIGLVHAGQEVLRFDTIYHPQAERGDALRCGFGEERLSEHLRARRILEQGRPVVLTRGDLRGDALRALLDAPEGADDDPVVMAVPIYSGGRPLGLLVVGGRVGQRWDEEDLRLSLLIADRAGAAITNARLIEAERRARARAEEEAHRLQALNRIIALAAASTDLGPVFDEFAAALRVLVPFVRVTVSLYVPERDWLRMPYFSGPPLTAPPERFEGPRAGTVRGWVIDHGRPFIRHDTWREAEFAEDALLARAGIRAYLVLPLATEGRVIGTLNFGHAEPGAYTAEHVRLAQPVADQLAVVLSRRQLFEETRRLAGQLAETLQRALLPADLPQPPFTAVAAVYRPADPEARIGGDWYDAFLLPDDRLLVGIGDVAGHGPPAAATMGQVRHVARAYALEGRSPAEILRVVNDLLYQIPGGLHLSMWLALVDIYRGELVYSGGGHPPAVLQTNGEARLLHSSGPPLGIFTGLACTEERVPFPPGCRLVAYTDGLVEATRDIVEGERRLLEAMAEARAVEPGLAVTRLVDQVLAGGPQQDDLALLVLDALPPEAPLVLTLPAVPENLRRIRRAVRTFAERVGAPHLATPIVLAVGEAVLNVVEHAYSGQPGVVTVRGEWQGEALTVLVADQGQWRAPVERGRGRGALIMRGLADEVVTRAGPRGTVVELRWQVGRQEVGT from the coding sequence ATGGGGCGCGGACGCCGCCGGGCGCTAACGGCGGGCGCGGCGGCGCTCCTGCCCGTCCTGCGCGCCCTGCTGGGCATCGCCGCGGGCGGCTTGCTGGCGGCGCTGTGCACGCTCGTCATCGGGCTGCTCCAGCTCGGCTACCGCCGCGAGTTCCTCTTGCTCTACGTCCCCGGCGTCCTGGTGGTGGCGCACCTGACGGGGCTGATGCCGGGGGTGGTCGCCGCCCTGGGCAGTGCGCTGCTGGCCCTCGCCTTCCTGGAGGCGCCGGCCGGGCAGGTGGTGGCGAAGCTGCGGGCCGACCTGCTGCCGCAGACGCTCTACGTCCTCACCCTCCTGCTCGTGGCCGTGGCCGGCAGCCAGTACCGCGCCGTGCAGCACCGGCTGCACCGCGACCTCCTCCACGCCCGGCGACGGGAGCAGGACGAGGCCCTGCTGGTCGAGGTCACCGACCTGCTGATGCGCCAGCCCGAGGAGGCGGTGGCGCTGGAGGGCGTGTTGCGCCGTCTCGTCCCGGCGCTGGGCGAGACGGCCGCGGTGCTGCGGGGTGAGGGGGCCCGCCTGACGCCGGGCGCACAGATCGGGTTCGGGCTCTTCCCCCGCACGTGGCAGGCGCTCACCACGGATGCGGCGGTCGTGGAGGCGCTGACGCGGGCGGCGGGGCCGGCGGTCCTGGGCCGCGGGAGCGGGCCGGTGGGGCTGGGTGAGGCGCTGGCCATCGACCGCGCCGCGCTGCTGGTCGCGCCGATGCGCTTCGGCGACGAGGCCCTGGGCGCGCTGGTGCTGGCGGCCCGCAGCGCCCGGGCCTTCGACGGCGAGGCGGTGCGCGCCGCCGGGGCCGTCGCCGACCGCCTGGCCGCCGCCGTGCACCGCCGTCGCCTGGCCGAGCAACGGCGGCGCCGCGACCGCCACACCCAGTTCATCTCCGACCTGATGGTGGAGTTCGCCCGCCAGCAGGCGCTCCCGGCCCTCCTCGACCGCGTGGCCACCCGCTGCGCCGAGACCCTGGGCCAGTGGTGCGCCATCGGCCTGGTGCACGCCGGCCAGGAGGTCCTGCGCTTCGACACCATCTACCACCCCCAGGCCGAGCGGGGCGACGCCCTGCGGTGCGGGTTCGGGGAAGAGCGCCTGAGCGAGCACCTGCGGGCCCGCCGCATCCTGGAGCAGGGCCGGCCGGTGGTGCTGACGCGCGGCGACCTGCGCGGCGACGCGCTCCGCGCCCTGCTCGATGCGCCCGAGGGGGCCGACGACGACCCGGTGGTGATGGCGGTCCCGATCTACAGCGGCGGCCGTCCGCTCGGCCTGCTGGTGGTGGGTGGACGGGTCGGACAGCGCTGGGACGAGGAGGACCTCCGCCTCTCCTTGCTCATCGCCGACCGCGCCGGCGCGGCCATCACCAACGCCCGGCTCATCGAGGCGGAGCGGCGGGCCCGGGCGCGTGCCGAGGAGGAGGCACACCGCCTCCAGGCCCTCAACCGCATCATCGCGCTGGCCGCTGCTTCCACCGACCTCGGCCCGGTCTTCGACGAGTTCGCCGCGGCCCTGCGCGTGCTCGTCCCCTTCGTGCGGGTGACGGTCTCCCTCTACGTCCCGGAACGGGACTGGCTGCGCATGCCGTACTTCAGCGGCCCGCCGCTCACCGCCCCGCCCGAGCGCTTCGAGGGGCCGCGGGCCGGGACCGTGCGCGGCTGGGTGATCGACCACGGGCGCCCCTTCATCCGGCATGACACCTGGCGGGAGGCGGAGTTCGCCGAGGACGCGCTGCTCGCCCGGGCCGGGATCCGCGCCTACCTGGTCCTGCCGCTGGCGACCGAGGGGCGGGTGATCGGCACCCTCAACTTCGGGCACGCCGAGCCAGGCGCCTACACCGCCGAGCACGTGCGATTGGCCCAGCCGGTGGCCGACCAGCTCGCCGTCGTCCTCTCGCGCCGCCAGCTCTTCGAGGAGACGCGCCGCCTGGCCGGCCAGCTGGCGGAGACCCTGCAGCGGGCCCTGCTGCCGGCCGACCTGCCCCAGCCGCCCTTCACCGCCGTGGCGGCGGTCTACCGGCCGGCCGACCCGGAGGCGCGCATCGGCGGCGACTGGTACGATGCCTTCCTCCTTCCCGACGACCGGCTGCTGGTGGGCATCGGGGACGTGGCCGGGCACGGCCCGCCGGCGGCGGCCACCATGGGGCAGGTGCGCCACGTCGCTCGCGCCTACGCCCTGGAGGGGCGCTCCCCCGCCGAGATCCTGCGGGTGGTGAACGACCTCCTCTACCAGATCCCCGGCGGGCTGCACCTCTCCATGTGGCTGGCCCTGGTGGACATCTACCGTGGGGAGCTCGTCTACAGCGGCGGCGGTCACCCGCCGGCGGTGCTCCAGACGAACGGGGAGGCCAGGCTGCTCCACTCCTCGGGCCCGCCGCTCGGCATCTTCACGGGGCTGGCCTGCACCGAGGAGCGCGTGCCCTTCCCGCCGGGGTGCCGGCTCGTCGCCTACACCGACGGGCTGGTCGAGGCCACCCGCGACATCGTGGAAGGGGAGCGGCGGCTGCTGGAGGCGATGGCGGAGGCCCGCGCCGTCGAGCCCGGCCTGGCGGTGACCCGTCTGGTGGACCAGGTGCTGGCTGGCGGGCCGCAGCAGGACGACCTCGCCCTGCTGGTCCTGGACGCGCTCCCCCCGGAGGCGCCGCTGGTCCTCACCCTGCCGGCCGTGCCGGAGAACCTGCGGCGCATCCGCCGGGCGGTGCGCACCTTCGCCGAGCGCGTCGGCGCGCCGCACCTGGCCACGCCCATCGTCCTGGCGGTGGGCGAGGCCGTGCTCAACGTCGTGGAGCACGCCTACAGCGGGCAGCCGGGCGTGGTGACCGTGCGCGGGGAGTGGCAGGGGGAGGCGCTGACCGTGCTCGTCGCGGACCAGGGGCAGTGGCGCGCTCCCGTGGAGCGGGGACGGGGGCGCGGGGCGCTGATCATGCGCGGCCTGGCGGACGAGGTGGTGACCCGGGCCGGGCCGCGTGGCACGGTCGTGGAGCTGCGCTGGCAGGTCGGGCGACAGGAGGTGGGGACGTGA
- a CDS encoding M3 family metallopeptidase, whose translation MSLTIEEFQTRLEGLEVELNRETCRQYAGWPYDEARMEALSRQIEALARDALAALPPEAFPRPLHFAALRAAAASTYTRLDNEIYRLRSEAVQVAEGDEVVTLSTWRRFNHRHARDRARRRRVFDGLLEQARVLTPLLAERMALSRRVFAPLGLTPLDVYLEEEGVDAATLRGLVERTARAAYPAFRAELDAFAAELLGGPAEYYDDFYVFGHVIYAPVDPAVAALDVPALVGEVCRRLGFDLARITVDAEPRPGKHASPVCFGVHIPHEVYVLYQRTSPTSDYTGYAHEMGHALHFASVDPARSYTDRYLIPAGVAELFSTLLETLAVHPRFLVEEADLPPAVADDLARRERFLQLYFLTFYGANALFKLRYWTEQPDMDGADALYAALYRELVGLPMPGRYWQTHHVVALYDVYAPSYLIARVRTEELWAELVARFGPTWWREAAAGAFLREALMGPGRAVRLDAFSRLDPTPYLRSLELAA comes from the coding sequence GTGAGCTTGACCATCGAGGAGTTCCAGACCCGGCTGGAGGGTCTGGAGGTCGAGCTCAACCGCGAGACCTGCCGGCAGTACGCGGGGTGGCCCTACGACGAAGCCCGCATGGAGGCGCTGAGCCGCCAGATCGAGGCCCTCGCCCGCGACGCCCTGGCCGCGCTTCCCCCCGAGGCCTTCCCCCGCCCGCTCCACTTCGCCGCCCTGCGCGCCGCGGCCGCCTCCACCTATACCCGGCTGGACAACGAGATCTACCGGCTGCGCAGCGAGGCGGTGCAGGTGGCGGAGGGGGACGAGGTCGTCACCCTCAGCACCTGGCGGCGCTTCAACCACCGCCACGCCCGCGACCGGGCCCGCCGGCGCCGCGTCTTCGACGGCCTGCTGGAGCAGGCCCGGGTCCTCACCCCGCTCCTGGCGGAGCGCATGGCGCTGAGCCGACGCGTCTTCGCGCCGCTGGGGCTGACGCCGCTGGACGTCTACCTGGAGGAGGAGGGCGTGGACGCGGCCACCCTGCGCGGGCTGGTCGAGCGCACCGCCCGCGCCGCCTACCCGGCCTTCCGCGCCGAGCTCGACGCCTTCGCCGCGGAGCTGCTGGGGGGCCCGGCGGAGTACTACGACGACTTCTACGTCTTCGGGCACGTCATCTACGCGCCCGTGGACCCCGCCGTGGCCGCGCTCGACGTCCCGGCGCTGGTCGGGGAGGTCTGCCGGCGCCTGGGCTTCGACCTGGCGCGCATCACCGTGGACGCCGAGCCGCGCCCCGGCAAGCACGCCTCCCCGGTCTGCTTCGGAGTGCACATCCCCCACGAGGTCTACGTCCTCTACCAGCGCACCAGCCCGACCAGCGACTACACGGGCTACGCCCACGAGATGGGCCACGCGCTGCACTTCGCCTCCGTCGATCCGGCGCGCAGCTACACCGACCGCTACCTCATCCCCGCCGGCGTGGCGGAGCTCTTCAGCACGCTCCTGGAGACGCTGGCGGTCCACCCACGCTTCCTGGTGGAAGAGGCGGACCTGCCCCCTGCCGTGGCGGACGACCTGGCCCGCCGCGAGCGGTTCCTGCAGCTCTATTTCCTGACCTTCTACGGCGCCAACGCCCTCTTCAAGCTGCGCTACTGGACGGAGCAGCCCGACATGGACGGCGCCGACGCCCTCTACGCCGCGCTGTACCGCGAGCTGGTCGGCCTGCCCATGCCCGGGCGCTACTGGCAGACCCACCACGTCGTGGCCCTCTACGACGTCTACGCCCCCTCCTACCTGATCGCCCGCGTGCGCACCGAGGAGCTGTGGGCGGAGCTCGTGGCGCGCTTCGGGCCGACCTGGTGGCGCGAGGCCGCAGCCGGCGCGTTCCTGCGTGAGGCGCTGATGGGCCCCGGCCGGGCGGTGCGGCTGGACGCGTTCTCCCGCCTCGACCCCACCCCGTACCTGCGGTCGCTGGAACTGGCGGCGTGA